Sequence from the Blastocatellia bacterium genome:
GGGCGAATGCCCAGGTAACGGCTCCGTCCGGCTTTGCCCAAGGAAACATTCTCATGATCCAAATTGCCGACCTGACCAATCGTGGCCATGCAGTTGACGTGCACCTTGCGAATCTCGCCAGAGGGCAATCGAATTTGCGCATAATTGCCCTCGCGCGCCACCAACTGCGCCGCCGCGCCCGCGCTGCGAGCCATCTGACCGCCCTTACCAGGCCGCAGCTCGATGTTGTGTACTGTTGTACCAAGCGGAATGTGACTGAGCGGCAGCGCATTGCCAACCAAAATATCAGCGTCCGGCCCAGCCACAATCGTTTGCCCTACCTTCAATCCGTGTGGCGCCAGGATGTACCGCTTCTCGCCATCTGCATAACTGACCAAGGCAATCAGCGCCGACCGATTCGGATCGTACTCAATCGTCGCGACCTTGGCCGGAATACCGATCTTATCGCGCTTGAAATCAATCAACCGCAACCGCCGTTTGTGGCCGCCGCCGCGCCGCCGAACGGTTATATGCCCATTATTGTTCCGCCCGTCGGTTCGCCGCTTGCTGACCAACAGTGGCTTGTAGGGCTTCTCAGCCGTGATCTCCTGTTTGTCTAAGTATGTCTGAAACCGTCGTGACGGCGTCACAGGCGCTACTGATCGAATTGCCATGTTCCCTCCAACCGATTAAATCACTTCTGCGTACTCGGTAATACGGTGTCCAGGCTTGAGCGTGACATAAGCTTTTTTCCAGTCACTTTTTCGCCCAACCAATCGGCCAAAACGAAAGACCCGCTTGCCCCGCTGATTGACGATGCGAACCTGCTCGACTTGGACCTTGAAAATCCTTTCGACAGCCTGCTTCACCGACGTTTTCGTGGCCCGGCTGTTGACCCGAAACACCAACACCTGCGGACCTTCATCTTCAGGGCGATCTTTCAACGAGAGCGCCTTTTCCGTCACCACCGGCGCTTTAATCACATCCCACACGTTCTGCATCTTCACTCCCTCTGAACTACTTAGCCAGGCGTTGCTCAAGTTCTTGAATTGCCGCCTGAGAAAAGACAATCTGCCGATAATTGAGCGTATCGTAGATGTTCAACTCGCGACTATCCACGAGCTTGACCAATGGCAGGTTGCCTGACGCTAACGCCAGGTTTTGATTCTCATGAGAATCCACAATCAGCGTCTTGTTGGTCAGTCCCAACCCGCGCAGCGTTTTAGCAAATTCCTT
This genomic interval carries:
- the rplB gene encoding 50S ribosomal protein L2, translating into MAIRSVAPVTPSRRFQTYLDKQEITAEKPYKPLLVSKRRTDGRNNNGHITVRRRGGGHKRRLRLIDFKRDKIGIPAKVATIEYDPNRSALIALVSYADGEKRYILAPHGLKVGQTIVAGPDADILVGNALPLSHIPLGTTVHNIELRPGKGGQMARSAGAAAQLVAREGNYAQIRLPSGEIRKVHVNCMATIGQVGNLDHENVSLGKAGRSRYLGIRPHVRGVAMNPVDHPHGGGEGKTSGGRHPVTPWGQPTRGYKTRNNPRTDQYIVKRRTK
- the rplW gene encoding 50S ribosomal protein L23, producing MQNVWDVIKAPVVTEKALSLKDRPEDEGPQVLVFRVNSRATKTSVKQAVERIFKVQVEQVRIVNQRGKRVFRFGRLVGRKSDWKKAYVTLKPGHRITEYAEVI